One window from the genome of Planctomycetia bacterium encodes:
- a CDS encoding right-handed parallel beta-helix repeat-containing protein, translating into MNPSIRAHGSLINNHRCKPRRNKILGGFERLEVRRLLADWFAAPTGVATNAGTFDSPWDLTTALNNVNVIDPGDTLFLRGGAYRHPDRSHGSTGYGFHLDGAEGAPVTVRPYFDEHAIIDGGLHVSQGTSSQYLTITGLEVIVSENVTGNRTSTISGSSYPADLNRPAGGVEITSGYAIKFVNNVVRDNAQGITFSRSVGGSSELHGNIIYDNGWLGPDRPHGPAFYAQNGADGWKYITDNLAFDNYTRTLQAYGSANTSVDRFYIARNIFFDDVPSSKHDALVGGEAPIHDILVENNVAYGVDIRLGWVDGGDGIVVRNNHVRGEIEYKEFSEITTNNNWEWGLTDAQPTVDGVPVAVPASPRVFFNVNAYDSRRANLAIMNHLGATQVLVNPGTFLKSGDTYRIMDPTNLWGAPITSGVYNGGSLNVPTPGPFAAYVVFASSGPTNTPPTISDFAHVSLNVGETVPLRTFTIADVQTAASALVVTATSSNPALVPSTGLILGGSGANRNLSVRPTTGATGFSDITVTVRDAGGLTKSDVFRVTVTDPSVNTPPTMTNLTNVTTLVGESIPLRSFVVSDVQTAPGALSVAVASSNLALVPSSGLVLGGSGANRTLKITPAPNATGVTTISVWVRDAAGLLAKDIFRVTVQP; encoded by the coding sequence GTGAATCCATCAATCCGCGCTCATGGCTCATTGATCAACAACCACCGATGCAAACCGCGACGAAACAAAATCCTCGGAGGCTTCGAAAGACTTGAGGTCAGGCGACTGCTGGCCGATTGGTTCGCCGCGCCGACCGGCGTCGCGACCAACGCCGGCACGTTCGATTCGCCTTGGGACCTCACGACCGCGCTCAACAACGTCAACGTGATCGATCCCGGCGACACGCTCTTTCTGCGCGGCGGCGCTTACCGGCATCCGGATCGCTCGCATGGCAGCACCGGGTATGGCTTCCATCTCGACGGCGCCGAAGGCGCGCCGGTGACGGTGCGACCGTACTTCGATGAGCACGCGATCATCGATGGCGGACTGCATGTATCCCAGGGCACGTCCAGCCAATATCTCACGATCACAGGATTGGAAGTGATCGTCTCCGAAAACGTGACGGGCAACCGAACGAGCACGATTTCCGGCTCGAGTTATCCGGCGGATCTGAATCGTCCGGCCGGCGGAGTGGAGATCACGTCTGGCTACGCGATCAAATTCGTCAACAACGTGGTTCGCGACAATGCCCAGGGCATCACGTTTTCCCGCAGCGTCGGCGGCAGCAGCGAGTTGCACGGCAACATCATTTACGATAACGGCTGGCTGGGACCGGACCGCCCGCACGGCCCAGCGTTCTACGCACAGAACGGCGCCGACGGCTGGAAGTACATCACCGACAACCTGGCGTTCGACAATTACACACGCACGCTGCAAGCGTACGGTTCCGCCAATACGTCGGTTGATCGCTTTTACATCGCCCGCAACATCTTCTTTGACGACGTGCCCAGTTCCAAGCACGACGCGCTCGTCGGGGGCGAAGCGCCGATCCATGACATCCTGGTGGAAAACAACGTCGCCTACGGCGTCGACATCCGCCTCGGCTGGGTCGACGGCGGCGATGGCATCGTGGTCCGGAACAACCACGTCCGCGGCGAAATCGAATACAAAGAATTCTCCGAGATCACCACCAACAACAATTGGGAATGGGGCCTCACCGACGCTCAGCCGACGGTCGACGGCGTGCCCGTCGCCGTTCCGGCGTCGCCGCGCGTTTTTTTCAACGTCAACGCCTACGACTCCCGCCGGGCGAATCTCGCCATCATGAACCATCTCGGGGCGACGCAAGTGCTCGTCAACCCGGGAACCTTTCTGAAGTCCGGCGATACGTACCGGATCATGGATCCCACCAATCTGTGGGGCGCTCCGATCACCAGCGGCGTTTACAACGGCGGTTCGCTCAACGTGCCGACTCCCGGTCCCTTCGCAGCATACGTCGTGTTCGCGTCGTCCGGCCCGACGAACACGCCGCCGACGATTTCCGACTTTGCCCATGTCTCTCTGAATGTTGGCGAAACCGTTCCGCTGCGCACCTTCACGATCGCCGATGTGCAAACCGCGGCTTCGGCGCTCGTCGTCACGGCGACTTCCTCCAATCCGGCGCTGGTGCCGTCGACTGGATTGATCCTCGGTGGCAGCGGCGCCAACCGCAACTTAAGTGTGCGGCCGACAACCGGAGCGACCGGATTCAGCGACATTACGGTGACAGTGCGAGACGCTGGCGGTCTCACCAAGTCCGACGTGTTTCGCGTGACGGTCACTGACCCCAGCGTGAATACTCCTCCCACGATGACCAACCTGACGAACGTTACGACGCTCGTGGGCGAGTCGATCCCGCTTCGTTCCTTTGTGGTTAGCGACGTCCAAACTGCGCCAGGTGCGCTGTCCGTGGCGGTGGCAAGCTCGAATCTCGCGTTGGTCCCCAGCTCCGGACTTGTACTCGGCGGCAGCGGGGCGAATCGTACGCTGAAGATCACTCCAGCGCCGAATGCGACAGGCGTCACCACCATCAGTGTCTGGGTGCGCGACGCGGCCGGGCTTCTCGCCAAGGACATCTTTCGAGTCACCGTCCAACCA
- a CDS encoding endonuclease/exonuclease/phosphatase family protein: MKPRTVKQTAHESSAATGLILIQIDGLSIARLRRATTMGAMPFLKRLLDRNEYQLRTMYSGLPSTTPAVQGELFYAVQQAVPAFGYVPRGAAEPVWMNDSEQAERVEATLCSQQDGILQGGSAHSNIFSGGAAEPRFCAATMGGGTKDKSARSGPSVLRAMLQTQSLLRAAGETAVELGVAVYDFAQGVLQGHLVRPEMRIIPSRVAVGVLLRDAITSAACYDAERGLPVIQLNYLGYDEKAHCRGPGSRFAFRALRGIDRSIQRIWKAAARSDARKYQLWVYSDHGQEEVEPYEPKYGRTLQEAVEAIWNVAPQGGKRHAASATRARAGWLGGRWSKYAGGSPEKAATDGERPEVSAIAIGPLGYIYTRDPLSTDQRLEFARRLVAEANVPVVVAAMSEQATRALTPQGEFQLPADAAQVLGAEHPFLQTAAEDLCKLCRHPDAGELLICGWRPHETPLTFVQEVGAHGGPGANECSAFVLAPQDADIDWDDATLFRPTDLRTAIGRTRDQASVPAAATARSAQRTSAKSLRVMTYNVHSCRGADGQLSPERIAQVIEASGADVAALQELDVRRRSSAHVDQAQRIAELLGWQAYFHPARKWSDEEYGDAILSRFPIRLEYAAALPGAEWEDRQEPRGAIWVELDVDGVAVQIVNTHLGLTRRERTLQIQTLLGADWLGNERCREPLIFCGDLNALPRSTVYRSLSGSLQDVQRARNGRRFATFPSRLPLLSLDHIFTRGLEVLSVESPRNRLARRASDHLPLLAELRF; encoded by the coding sequence ATGAAACCACGCACAGTCAAACAAACCGCACACGAATCGTCCGCTGCCACGGGACTGATACTCATCCAGATCGATGGCTTGTCGATCGCTCGGCTGCGCCGCGCCACGACGATGGGCGCCATGCCGTTCTTGAAGCGGCTGCTGGATCGGAATGAGTACCAACTGAGGACCATGTATTCCGGTCTGCCCAGCACGACGCCCGCGGTCCAAGGCGAGCTGTTCTACGCGGTACAACAAGCGGTGCCCGCATTCGGGTACGTGCCGCGCGGCGCCGCGGAACCGGTATGGATGAACGACTCCGAACAAGCGGAACGTGTCGAAGCTACGCTCTGTTCGCAGCAGGATGGAATCTTGCAGGGCGGCAGCGCCCACAGCAACATTTTCTCCGGAGGGGCCGCGGAGCCTCGTTTTTGTGCCGCGACGATGGGCGGGGGCACTAAGGACAAATCGGCGCGTTCCGGCCCGAGCGTGCTGCGCGCGATGCTGCAAACGCAGTCATTGCTGCGCGCGGCGGGCGAAACCGCCGTCGAATTGGGCGTTGCCGTTTACGACTTCGCCCAAGGCGTGTTGCAGGGACACCTGGTCCGTCCGGAAATGCGAATCATTCCCTCGCGCGTCGCGGTCGGAGTGCTGTTGCGCGATGCCATCACCAGCGCTGCCTGCTACGACGCGGAACGCGGCTTGCCGGTGATTCAGCTCAACTACTTGGGCTACGACGAGAAAGCCCATTGCCGGGGGCCGGGTTCCCGATTTGCGTTTCGCGCATTGCGCGGAATCGATCGCTCGATTCAACGCATCTGGAAAGCGGCGGCGCGGTCCGATGCGCGAAAGTACCAGCTCTGGGTTTACTCCGACCACGGTCAGGAGGAAGTTGAACCGTACGAACCCAAGTATGGGCGCACGCTGCAGGAAGCGGTCGAAGCAATTTGGAACGTGGCGCCACAAGGCGGAAAGCGCCACGCAGCGTCGGCGACGCGCGCTCGCGCGGGTTGGCTCGGCGGCCGCTGGAGCAAATATGCCGGCGGAAGTCCTGAAAAAGCAGCGACCGATGGTGAGCGGCCGGAGGTGTCGGCAATTGCGATCGGTCCCCTGGGCTACATTTACACGCGCGATCCGCTGAGCACAGACCAGCGTTTGGAATTCGCGCGCCGTCTCGTCGCCGAAGCGAATGTGCCTGTGGTCGTCGCCGCGATGAGTGAGCAGGCAACTCGGGCCCTGACTCCGCAAGGGGAGTTTCAGTTGCCCGCCGATGCGGCGCAAGTGCTTGGAGCGGAACATCCGTTCCTACAAACTGCGGCCGAGGATCTATGTAAGCTCTGTCGCCATCCTGACGCCGGCGAACTGTTGATCTGCGGCTGGCGTCCCCACGAAACGCCCCTCACCTTTGTACAGGAAGTAGGAGCGCATGGCGGGCCTGGGGCGAATGAATGCTCCGCATTCGTACTTGCGCCGCAGGACGCGGACATTGATTGGGATGACGCGACCCTTTTTCGGCCGACTGATTTGCGAACCGCGATCGGGCGCACGAGAGATCAGGCGAGCGTTCCGGCCGCTGCTACGGCGCGATCGGCGCAACGCACTTCAGCCAAGTCTCTGCGCGTCATGACCTACAACGTTCACTCCTGCCGCGGAGCGGATGGGCAGTTGTCGCCGGAACGAATTGCACAAGTGATCGAAGCGAGCGGCGCGGACGTAGCGGCTTTGCAAGAACTGGACGTGCGGCGCCGCTCGAGCGCTCACGTCGATCAGGCCCAACGCATCGCCGAGTTGCTCGGTTGGCAGGCGTATTTTCATCCTGCCCGCAAATGGTCCGACGAAGAATACGGCGATGCGATCCTCAGCCGTTTTCCGATTCGTCTCGAATACGCCGCCGCGTTGCCAGGCGCCGAGTGGGAGGATCGCCAGGAACCGCGCGGCGCCATCTGGGTGGAATTGGATGTCGATGGCGTGGCTGTCCAAATCGTGAACACGCACCTCGGCCTGACCCGACGCGAACGCACTTTGCAAATCCAGACGCTGCTGGGCGCCGATTGGCTGGGGAATGAACGCTGCCGCGAGCCGCTGATCTTTTGCGGCGACCTCAATGCGCTGCCGCGGTCGACTGTCTATCGATCGCTGTCCGGAAGTCTGCAAGACGTGCAACGTGCCAGGAATGGGCGGCGCTTTGCTACGTTTCCAAGTCGCCTGCCGCTGCTGAGCCTCGATCACATCTTCACGCGCGGGCTGGAAGTATTGAGCGTCGAATCACCGCGCAATCGGCTCGCACGTCGGGCGTCGGACCACTTGCCATTGCTGGCCGAGCTGAGGTTCTAA
- a CDS encoding ferritin-like domain-containing protein — MPTVTPEPDKTSKKATDMLQFDLDSELLTIANYRRRIRQAEMLGEYALCEIIREIVRQEQEHAIDLAMALGIDVPAIPKLDGDTK, encoded by the coding sequence TTGCCTACGGTCACGCCGGAACCGGACAAAACGTCCAAGAAAGCCACGGACATGCTGCAGTTCGACTTGGACAGCGAACTGTTGACGATCGCGAACTACCGTCGGCGCATCCGGCAAGCGGAAATGCTCGGCGAATACGCCCTGTGCGAAATCATCCGTGAAATCGTCAGGCAGGAACAGGAACATGCGATTGATCTTGCCATGGCGCTCGGCATTGACGTGCCGGCGATTCCGAAGCTGGATGGAGACACGAAGTAA
- a CDS encoding PVC-type heme-binding CxxCH protein — protein sequence MKLFAAVFPAALVAWCLVSAPVQAQMSPEQELATLRVSEGMEAVLFAAEPLITNPSAIDVDTHGRVWVAEIQWYRGAAKDPPADKIKVLEDTDGDGRADKVTTFAEGLFAPMSICVAGDKVYVATSPDLWVYEDRNGDLKADGPPKKLLTGFGGRNHDHGAHSLVLGPDHKWWMAHGDEGFDVTGTDGSHIQFEWGSVLRGELDGSRLETVAVNFRNIYEVCVSSFGESFLSDNDNDGNESVRICWIMDFGNYGWFGRPPFARNELDARVPVGIPYREAWHFRGYQPGFVPGTLVTGFGSPCGICYYEGDAFGAALKNTPLHCDAGPREVRKYPHTPKGYGMTATSEIIMATEGDPYFRPDDICAGPSGELYVSDWYDGGVGGHAYNDPDRGRIFMMKPKDRSLARADKPGPYATIDDAAVALRSPNLATQFLARERLLAEGQASVPALTAMLTDAEPNVRARALWLLDRIGGDARRLVVRHLRHTDEQLRALAVRILRRHGDAYAEQIVALVDDASPMVRREVAFLIPQLPDTTAQRVWLRLAKRFDGADRYELESLNIAATGRKPALFEHWNQNGGVRPEQFALAQLLAPEAVTAIIVQSLSAPDLNEAQRRVLFEQLALNPSAAAGEAVLRVATDEHADASMRRRAWQMLAANLGDSWRDLAERDVLRDMLRAMLRQPDWRELALEVIARQGLRGLGPDVITMIADAQQPRELRLAAIRAAVAMEAEGTREVMQKLLLAPDTNLHEPAMAALVELQDWGAFRALLVDHQHSLAERSALAAQLMTATGGAYFMLRMLEQAELPADLREQTLKLATAHPDVNVRIMYEKYIPADQLPERLGERVKPEEILALAGDAARGKRIFFESSAALCKNCHAVRGEGANVGPELSQIGRKYERGALLETILSPSKAIAPEYFPYIIETKSGQVLLGFVIEKNDHHVVLREATGNMMWIDVKEIDAMEKREQSLMPELILRDVTAQDAADLLAYLMTLGTSP from the coding sequence ATGAAACTGTTTGCCGCCGTCTTCCCAGCCGCGTTGGTCGCTTGGTGTCTCGTGTCTGCTCCGGTCCAGGCGCAGATGTCGCCGGAGCAGGAGCTCGCCACGCTGCGCGTTTCCGAGGGCATGGAGGCGGTGCTGTTCGCCGCGGAGCCGCTGATCACGAACCCGTCAGCGATCGACGTCGATACGCATGGTCGCGTCTGGGTGGCGGAGATTCAGTGGTATCGCGGCGCCGCCAAGGATCCGCCCGCCGATAAGATCAAGGTCCTCGAAGACACGGACGGCGACGGCCGCGCCGATAAGGTAACCACCTTTGCCGAGGGTCTCTTCGCACCCATGAGCATTTGCGTGGCCGGCGACAAGGTTTATGTCGCGACCAGCCCCGATCTCTGGGTCTACGAAGATCGCAATGGGGATCTCAAGGCCGACGGGCCGCCAAAGAAACTGCTCACTGGCTTCGGCGGACGCAATCACGACCATGGCGCGCATAGCCTCGTGCTCGGCCCCGATCACAAGTGGTGGATGGCCCACGGCGACGAAGGTTTTGATGTGACCGGCACGGACGGCTCGCACATTCAATTCGAATGGGGTTCGGTGCTGCGCGGCGAATTGGACGGCAGCCGCTTGGAAACCGTGGCGGTCAATTTCCGCAATATCTACGAAGTCTGCGTCAGCTCGTTCGGCGAATCGTTCCTCTCTGACAACGACAACGACGGCAACGAAAGCGTCCGCATCTGCTGGATCATGGACTTCGGCAACTACGGCTGGTTCGGCCGCCCGCCGTTCGCCCGCAATGAACTGGACGCGCGCGTACCCGTCGGCATCCCCTATCGCGAGGCCTGGCACTTTCGCGGTTACCAACCCGGCTTCGTGCCTGGCACGCTGGTCACCGGCTTTGGCTCGCCGTGCGGCATCTGTTACTACGAAGGGGACGCGTTCGGCGCGGCGCTCAAGAACACGCCGCTGCATTGCGACGCCGGGCCGCGCGAAGTGCGCAAGTATCCGCACACGCCCAAAGGCTATGGCATGACGGCCACGAGCGAAATCATCATGGCCACCGAGGGCGACCCGTACTTTCGCCCGGACGATATCTGCGCGGGGCCGAGCGGTGAGCTATACGTCAGCGATTGGTACGACGGCGGCGTCGGCGGCCATGCTTACAACGACCCGGACCGCGGCCGCATCTTTATGATGAAGCCCAAAGACAGATCGCTAGCACGCGCCGACAAGCCCGGCCCGTATGCGACGATCGACGACGCCGCGGTGGCATTGCGCAGTCCGAATCTCGCCACGCAGTTTCTGGCCCGTGAGCGTTTGCTGGCCGAGGGACAGGCCAGTGTGCCGGCGCTCACGGCAATGTTGACCGACGCTGAGCCTAATGTGCGCGCTCGCGCGTTGTGGCTGTTGGATCGCATCGGCGGCGATGCCCGGCGCCTGGTCGTGCGCCACCTGCGACATACCGACGAACAACTCCGGGCGCTGGCGGTCCGCATTCTGCGGCGGCACGGCGATGCTTATGCCGAGCAAATCGTGGCGCTGGTCGACGACGCCTCGCCGATGGTGCGGCGCGAAGTGGCATTCCTGATTCCACAACTACCAGACACGACGGCCCAGCGAGTTTGGTTGCGCCTGGCCAAGCGCTTCGACGGCGCTGATCGCTATGAACTGGAATCGCTGAACATCGCCGCCACGGGCCGCAAGCCGGCGCTGTTCGAGCATTGGAATCAGAACGGCGGCGTGCGGCCGGAACAATTCGCCCTGGCCCAATTGCTCGCCCCAGAGGCGGTGACGGCGATCATTGTGCAATCGCTCTCCGCGCCTGATCTGAATGAAGCACAGCGCCGCGTGCTGTTCGAGCAGTTGGCGTTGAATCCCTCCGCGGCCGCTGGGGAAGCCGTGCTGCGCGTGGCCACGGACGAGCATGCGGACGCTTCCATGCGCCGCCGCGCCTGGCAAATGCTGGCCGCCAATCTCGGCGACTCTTGGCGCGATCTCGCCGAGCGAGACGTGTTGCGCGACATGCTGCGCGCCATGCTCCGGCAACCGGATTGGCGCGAATTGGCGCTCGAAGTGATCGCGCGGCAAGGACTGCGCGGACTCGGCCCGGACGTCATCACAATGATCGCGGACGCGCAACAGCCGCGCGAGCTACGGCTCGCCGCCATTCGCGCCGCCGTCGCCATGGAGGCCGAAGGGACGCGCGAAGTCATGCAAAAGTTGTTGCTGGCTCCCGACACCAATCTTCACGAGCCTGCGATGGCGGCGCTCGTCGAGTTGCAAGATTGGGGGGCGTTCCGCGCGTTGCTGGTGGATCATCAACACAGCCTTGCGGAACGTTCCGCGCTCGCCGCGCAACTCATGACAGCCACCGGCGGCGCTTACTTCATGTTGCGCATGCTGGAACAAGCGGAGTTGCCGGCCGATCTGCGCGAGCAGACGCTCAAGCTAGCGACGGCGCATCCGGACGTCAATGTCCGTATCATGTATGAAAAGTACATTCCCGCGGACCAACTCCCGGAGCGACTGGGAGAACGCGTCAAGCCGGAGGAGATCCTGGCCCTCGCGGGCGACGCGGCGCGCGGCAAGCGCATCTTCTTCGAGAGTAGCGCCGCATTGTGCAAGAACTGTCACGCCGTGCGGGGCGAGGGCGCGAACGTGGGGCCAGAACTGAGCCAAATTGGGCGCAAGTACGAACGCGGCGCACTGCTGGAGACAATTCTGTCACCGTCTAAAGCGATCGCGCCGGAGTATTTTCCGTACATCATCGAAACCAAGTCCGGCCAAGTCCTGCTCGGCTTCGTCATCGAAAAAAATGATCACCACGTCGTGCTCCGGGAAGCGACCGGCAACATGATGTGGATCGACGTCAAGGAAATCGACGCGATGGAAAAGCGCGAGCAGTCCCTGATGCCGGAGTTGATCCTCCGTGACGTCACGGCCCAAGACGCGGCCGACCTTTTGGCGTACTTGATGACGCTTGGCACGTCGCCCTGA
- a CDS encoding DNA-directed RNA polymerase subunit alpha C-terminal domain-containing protein: MSRTRIPLSIVDQRAKEMQERLEMSTAEIGLSVRTTNCLEERGIFTVEDLLNTSREDLLAISNFGEKTLDEVYKSLESIGFLRKAKREALAVA; this comes from the coding sequence ATGAGCAGGACCCGAATTCCGTTGAGCATCGTCGATCAGCGCGCCAAGGAAATGCAGGAACGGTTGGAAATGAGCACGGCCGAAATCGGTCTCTCCGTGCGGACCACGAACTGCCTAGAAGAAAGGGGCATCTTCACCGTCGAGGATCTCCTCAACACCTCACGTGAAGATCTATTGGCGATTTCCAACTTCGGCGAAAAGACCCTGGACGAAGTCTACAAGTCGCTCGAAAGCATCGGCTTTTTGCGCAAGGCCAAACGCGAGGCCCTGGCCGTCGCGTAG
- a CDS encoding transcriptional regulator: protein MSHVSRIVQTSSEELPQDLLDLESAIRALPIELRQTVVPALDKVIESTKRRRRILNLVQDALSQLRLDMKYLMFDLEATRRERDEFRRQLGVDEGQEQ from the coding sequence ATGAGCCACGTCTCTCGTATCGTCCAAACCAGCAGCGAAGAATTGCCGCAAGATCTCCTTGACCTGGAAAGTGCCATTCGGGCCCTGCCGATTGAGCTGCGTCAGACCGTTGTGCCGGCCCTGGACAAGGTCATTGAGAGCACGAAACGCCGCCGCCGCATTCTGAATCTCGTTCAGGACGCCTTGAGCCAGTTGCGGCTCGACATGAAATACCTGATGTTCGACCTCGAAGCCACGCGACGCGAACGGGACGAGTTTCGCCGCCAACTGGGCGTCGACGAAGGTCAGGAACAGTAA